Proteins encoded by one window of Anguilla rostrata isolate EN2019 chromosome 9, ASM1855537v3, whole genome shotgun sequence:
- the brd8a gene encoding bromodomain-containing protein 8 isoform X4, with translation MASGVGKHKLLSLGPTEPWSVREKLCLASSVMKSGDQNWVSVSRAIKPFAEPGRPPDWFSQKHCASQYSELLETTETPKRKRGEKGEVVETVEDVIVRRLTAERIDELKRLIKETQEKHRKLKKEAELIQAGHLDSKLDELWGEIVQKKKTEEEEAELKKKATDAAYQARQALKNTPKRVPSVTVRSPPGASSPSLEFPLVDPPQPVPEDPGATPAAPGPAVFMPLPEVATGPGSGETGLGALLDDSPQKKLLGQKATPPPSPLLSELLKKGSLLPTSPRLVGEGDIPVGHVTGVLGPDLQLVASAMSVSQATGADARLAPVGSPPAGEGKAGELGEEDLVTVSYMGDELDLETVGDIIAIIEEKVDDNAEALDAAAVEAALSLCEEAVDSHTLPGPWEPGPFKPPESGPSSANCGLDLKHEARGSAPLVSGPAHHDSAPIHLDPVHAPGARLDPNLQGGASREEGQREGSPASSLISIKCESEEWAGGDTPCPESVTEDGLASGQHSKVKEEDGGSDGEDGSMSEMKGCGEGDGGEECGGDGEGPEAYLSEAELEPPASESEDGYSLHTASSLQMHNTADSIPSSPASSQFSMSSEDQEAIQAQKIWKKAIMLVWRAAANHRYANVFLQPVTDDIAPGYHSIVHRPMDLSTIKKNIETGLIRSTAEFQRDIMLMFQNAVMYNSSDHDVYHMALEMQRDVLEQIQQFLATQLIMQTSESGISAKSLRGRESARKQDSTDKDSVPMASPAFLLSLFVSICYLQRTGVHTLWGKTDTATRTTHTHAHTQHP, from the exons ATGGCGAGCGGGGTTGGCA AGCACAAGCTGCTGTCTCTCGGCCCAACAGAACCCTGGTCGGTGCGAGAGAAGCTTTGCTTGGCCTCCTCCGTCATGAAAAGCGGAGACCAAAACTG GGTGTCGGTCAGTAGGGCCATTAAGCCCTTTGCCGAACCGGGTCGGCCCCCGGACTGGTTCTCACAGAAG CACTGTGCCTCCCAATACAGTGAGCTCCTGGAGACCACAGAGACGCCTAA GCGGAAGCGGGGGGAGAAGGGCGAGGTGGTGGAGACGGTGGAGGACGTGATCGTGCGCAGGCTCACGGCAGAGAGGATCGATGAGCTGAAGAGGCTGATCAAAGAGACCCAGGAGAAACACAG GAAGTTGaagaaggaggcggagctgatCCAGGCCGGCCATCTGGACTCAAAGCTTGACGAGCTGTGGGGGGAGATCGTACA aaagaagaaaacggaagaggaggaggcggagcttaaGAAGAAAGCCACCGATGCGGCCTATCAAG CACGGCAGGCATTGAAGAACACCCCCAAACGGGTCCCCAGCGTGACGGTACGGTCCCCTCCGGGGGCCAGCTCCCCCAGCTTGGAGTTCCCCCTGGTGGACCCGCCCCAGCCCGTTCCCGAGGACCCAGGTGCCACACCCGCG GCTCCAGGACCGGCAGTGTTCATGCCCCTGCCGGAGGTGGCCACGGGCCCTGGCTCGGGGGAGACGGGCCTGGGGGCGCTCCTGGACGACTCCCCCCAGAAGAAGCTCCTGGGGCAGaaggccacgcccccaccctcccctctgctctccgAACTGCTGAAGAAGGGCAGCCTGCTGCCCACCAGCCCCCgactg GTGGGAGAAGGAGACATCCCCGTGGGTCACGTGACCGGAGTGCTTGGACCTGACCTTCAGCTCGTGGCCTCTGCCATGTCTGTTTCCCAAGCAACAG GAGCGGACGCCCGGTTGGCGCCCGTGGGGAGCCCCCCGGCAGGTGAGGGGAAGGCGGGCGAGCTGGGCGAGGAAGACCTGGTCACCGTGTCCTACATGGGCGACGAGCTGGACCTGGAGACCGTGGGAGACATCATCGCCATCATAGAGGAGAAG GTGGATGACAACGCGGAGGCCCTGGACGCTGCTGCCGTGGAGGCGgccctgtctctgtgtgaggaGGCGGTGGACAGCCACACCCTCCCGGGCCCCTGGGAGCCGGGGCCCTTCAAACCGCCCGAGTCCGGCCCCTCCTCCGCCAACTGCGGCCTCGACCTGAAGCACGAAGccagaggctccgcccccctggtatctggccccgcccaccacgaCAGCGCACCCATTCACCTGGACCCCGTCCACGCCCCGGGGGCGCGCCTCGACCCCAACCTGCAGGGCGGGgccagcagggaggaggggcagagggagggaagccccgcctcctccctcaTCAGCATCAAGTGTGAGAGCGAGGAGTGGGCCGGAGGTGACACGCCTTGCCCAG AATCCGTGACAGAGGATGGCTTGGCATCAGGGCAGCACTCCAAG gtgaaggaggaggacgGAGGGAGCGACGGGGAGGACGGGAGCATGTCTGAGATGAAGGGGTGCGGAGAGGGGGACGGCGGGGAGGAgtgtgggggggacggggaggggccTGAGGCCTACCTGtcggaggcggagctggagccGCCAGCCAGTGAGAGCGAGGACGGGTACAGCCTCCACACCGCCTCCTCCCTGCAGATGCACAACACTGCCGACTCCATCCCCAgcagccccgcctcctcacAGTT TTCCATGAGCAGTGAAGACCAGGAGGCAATCCAGGCACAGAAAATCTGGAAGAAGGCCATCATGCTTGTGTGGCgagctgcagccaatcacag GTATGCCAACGTGTTCCTGCAGCCAGTGACAGACGACATTGCACCCGGGTACCACAGCATCGTCCACAG GCCCATGGACCTGTCCACCATTAAGAAGAACATCGAGACGGGTCTGATCCGCTCCACGGCGGAGTTCCAGCGCGACATCATGCTGATGTTCCAGAACGCGGTCATGTACAACAGCTCGGACCACGACGTGTACCACATGGCCCTGGAGATGCAGCGCGACGTCCTGGAGCAGATCCAGCAGTTCCTGGCCACCCAGCTCATCATGCAGACGTCCGAGTCCGGCATCAGCGCCAAGAGCCTGCGTGGACGAGAGTCCGCTCGCAAGCAGGACTCTACCgacaag GACAGTGTCCCAATGGCCTCTCCtgccttccttctctctctctttgtaagTATCTGTTATCTGCAGCGTACAGGAGTACACACACTCTGGGGGAAAACAGATACCGCCACaaggactacacacacacacgcacacacacaacatcccTAA
- the brd8a gene encoding bromodomain-containing protein 8 isoform X3: MASGVGKHKLLSLGPTEPWSVREKLCLASSVMKSGDQNWVSVSRAIKPFAEPGRPPDWFSQKHCASQYSELLETTETPKRKRGEKGEVVETVEDVIVRRLTAERIDELKRLIKETQEKHRKLKKEAELIQAGHLDSKLDELWGEIVQKKKTEEEEAELKKKATDAAYQARQALKNTPKRVPSVTVRSPPGASSPSLEFPLVDPPQPVPEDPGATPAAPGPAVFMPLPEVATGPGSGETGLGALLDDSPQKKLLGQKATPPPSPLLSELLKKGSLLPTSPRLVGEGDIPVGHVTGVLGPDLQLVASAMSVSQATGAPTLSRLLEAGPAQFPSPLGSLAAADPPNTPPTAATLPTQDTPSSLNTGADARLAPVGSPPAGEGKAGELGEEDLVTVSYMGDELDLETVGDIIAIIEEKVDDNAEALDAAAVEAALSLCEEAVDSHTLPGPWEPGPFKPPESGPSSANCGLDLKHEARGSAPLVSGPAHHDSAPIHLDPVHAPGARLDPNLQGGASREEGQREGSPASSLISIKCESEEWAGGDTPCPESVTEDGLASGQHSKVKEEDGGSDGEDGSMSEMKGCGEGDGGEECGGDGEGPEAYLSEAELEPPASESEDGYSLHTASSLQMHNTADSIPSSPASSQFSMSSEDQEAIQAQKIWKKAIMLVWRAAANHRYANVFLQPVTDDIAPGYHSIVHRPMDLSTIKKNIETGLIRSTAEFQRDIMLMFQNAVMYNSSDHDVYHMALEMQRDVLEQIQQFLATQLIMQTSESGISAKSLRGRESARKQDSTDKDGGSRGRRCAIEADLKMKK, from the exons ATGGCGAGCGGGGTTGGCA AGCACAAGCTGCTGTCTCTCGGCCCAACAGAACCCTGGTCGGTGCGAGAGAAGCTTTGCTTGGCCTCCTCCGTCATGAAAAGCGGAGACCAAAACTG GGTGTCGGTCAGTAGGGCCATTAAGCCCTTTGCCGAACCGGGTCGGCCCCCGGACTGGTTCTCACAGAAG CACTGTGCCTCCCAATACAGTGAGCTCCTGGAGACCACAGAGACGCCTAA GCGGAAGCGGGGGGAGAAGGGCGAGGTGGTGGAGACGGTGGAGGACGTGATCGTGCGCAGGCTCACGGCAGAGAGGATCGATGAGCTGAAGAGGCTGATCAAAGAGACCCAGGAGAAACACAG GAAGTTGaagaaggaggcggagctgatCCAGGCCGGCCATCTGGACTCAAAGCTTGACGAGCTGTGGGGGGAGATCGTACA aaagaagaaaacggaagaggaggaggcggagcttaaGAAGAAAGCCACCGATGCGGCCTATCAAG CACGGCAGGCATTGAAGAACACCCCCAAACGGGTCCCCAGCGTGACGGTACGGTCCCCTCCGGGGGCCAGCTCCCCCAGCTTGGAGTTCCCCCTGGTGGACCCGCCCCAGCCCGTTCCCGAGGACCCAGGTGCCACACCCGCG GCTCCAGGACCGGCAGTGTTCATGCCCCTGCCGGAGGTGGCCACGGGCCCTGGCTCGGGGGAGACGGGCCTGGGGGCGCTCCTGGACGACTCCCCCCAGAAGAAGCTCCTGGGGCAGaaggccacgcccccaccctcccctctgctctccgAACTGCTGAAGAAGGGCAGCCTGCTGCCCACCAGCCCCCgactg GTGGGAGAAGGAGACATCCCCGTGGGTCACGTGACCGGAGTGCTTGGACCTGACCTTCAGCTCGTGGCCTCTGCCATGTCTGTTTCCCAAGCAACAG GTGCTCCCACGCTGTCTCGCCTGCTGGAGGCTGGCCCCGCCcagttcccctcccccctgggcTCGCTGGCCGCCGCCGACCcgcccaacaccccccccactgctgcCACGCTCCCCACACAGGACACCCCCTCCTCGCTCAATAcag GAGCGGACGCCCGGTTGGCGCCCGTGGGGAGCCCCCCGGCAGGTGAGGGGAAGGCGGGCGAGCTGGGCGAGGAAGACCTGGTCACCGTGTCCTACATGGGCGACGAGCTGGACCTGGAGACCGTGGGAGACATCATCGCCATCATAGAGGAGAAG GTGGATGACAACGCGGAGGCCCTGGACGCTGCTGCCGTGGAGGCGgccctgtctctgtgtgaggaGGCGGTGGACAGCCACACCCTCCCGGGCCCCTGGGAGCCGGGGCCCTTCAAACCGCCCGAGTCCGGCCCCTCCTCCGCCAACTGCGGCCTCGACCTGAAGCACGAAGccagaggctccgcccccctggtatctggccccgcccaccacgaCAGCGCACCCATTCACCTGGACCCCGTCCACGCCCCGGGGGCGCGCCTCGACCCCAACCTGCAGGGCGGGgccagcagggaggaggggcagagggagggaagccccgcctcctccctcaTCAGCATCAAGTGTGAGAGCGAGGAGTGGGCCGGAGGTGACACGCCTTGCCCAG AATCCGTGACAGAGGATGGCTTGGCATCAGGGCAGCACTCCAAG gtgaaggaggaggacgGAGGGAGCGACGGGGAGGACGGGAGCATGTCTGAGATGAAGGGGTGCGGAGAGGGGGACGGCGGGGAGGAgtgtgggggggacggggaggggccTGAGGCCTACCTGtcggaggcggagctggagccGCCAGCCAGTGAGAGCGAGGACGGGTACAGCCTCCACACCGCCTCCTCCCTGCAGATGCACAACACTGCCGACTCCATCCCCAgcagccccgcctcctcacAGTT TTCCATGAGCAGTGAAGACCAGGAGGCAATCCAGGCACAGAAAATCTGGAAGAAGGCCATCATGCTTGTGTGGCgagctgcagccaatcacag GTATGCCAACGTGTTCCTGCAGCCAGTGACAGACGACATTGCACCCGGGTACCACAGCATCGTCCACAG GCCCATGGACCTGTCCACCATTAAGAAGAACATCGAGACGGGTCTGATCCGCTCCACGGCGGAGTTCCAGCGCGACATCATGCTGATGTTCCAGAACGCGGTCATGTACAACAGCTCGGACCACGACGTGTACCACATGGCCCTGGAGATGCAGCGCGACGTCCTGGAGCAGATCCAGCAGTTCCTGGCCACCCAGCTCATCATGCAGACGTCCGAGTCCGGCATCAGCGCCAAGAGCCTGCGTGGACGAGAGTCCGCTCGCAAGCAGGACTCTACCgacaag GatgggggcagcagggggcgccgctGTGCCATTGAAGCAGACCTGAAGATGAAGAAGTGA
- the brd8a gene encoding bromodomain-containing protein 8 isoform X2, with product MASGVGKHKLLSLGPTEPWSVREKLCLASSVMKSGDQNWVSVSRAIKPFAEPGRPPDWFSQKHCASQYSELLETTETPKRKRGEKGEVVETVEDVIVRRLTAERIDELKRLIKETQEKHRKLKKEAELIQAGHLDSKLDELWGEIVQKKKTEEEEAELKKKATDAAYQARQALKNTPKRVPSVTVRSPPGASSPSLEFPLVDPPQPVPEDPGATPAAPGPAVFMPLPEVATGPGSGETGLGALLDDSPQKKLLGQKATPPPSPLLSELLKKGSLLPTSPRLVGEGDIPVGHVTGVLGPDLQLVASAMSVSQATGAPTLSRLLEAGPAQFPSPLGSLAAADPPNTPPTAATLPTQDTPSSLNTGADARLAPVGSPPAGEGKAGELGEEDLVTVSYMGDELDLETVGDIIAIIEEKVDDNAEALDAAAVEAALSLCEEAVDSHTLPGPWEPGPFKPPESGPSSANCGLDLKHEARGSAPLVSGPAHHDSAPIHLDPVHAPGARLDPNLQGGASREEGQREGSPASSLISIKCESEEWAGGDTPCPESVTEDGLASGQHSKVKEEDGGSDGEDGSMSEMKGCGEGDGGEECGGDGEGPEAYLSEAELEPPASESEDGYSLHTASSLQMHNTADSIPSSPASSQFSMSSEDQEAIQAQKIWKKAIMLVWRAAANHRYANVFLQPVTDDIAPGYHSIVHRPMDLSTIKKNIETGLIRSTAEFQRDIMLMFQNAVMYNSSDHDVYHMALEMQRDVLEQIQQFLATQLIMQTSESGISAKSLRGRESARKQDSTDKDSVPMASPAFLLSLFDGGSRGRRCAIEADLKMKK from the exons ATGGCGAGCGGGGTTGGCA AGCACAAGCTGCTGTCTCTCGGCCCAACAGAACCCTGGTCGGTGCGAGAGAAGCTTTGCTTGGCCTCCTCCGTCATGAAAAGCGGAGACCAAAACTG GGTGTCGGTCAGTAGGGCCATTAAGCCCTTTGCCGAACCGGGTCGGCCCCCGGACTGGTTCTCACAGAAG CACTGTGCCTCCCAATACAGTGAGCTCCTGGAGACCACAGAGACGCCTAA GCGGAAGCGGGGGGAGAAGGGCGAGGTGGTGGAGACGGTGGAGGACGTGATCGTGCGCAGGCTCACGGCAGAGAGGATCGATGAGCTGAAGAGGCTGATCAAAGAGACCCAGGAGAAACACAG GAAGTTGaagaaggaggcggagctgatCCAGGCCGGCCATCTGGACTCAAAGCTTGACGAGCTGTGGGGGGAGATCGTACA aaagaagaaaacggaagaggaggaggcggagcttaaGAAGAAAGCCACCGATGCGGCCTATCAAG CACGGCAGGCATTGAAGAACACCCCCAAACGGGTCCCCAGCGTGACGGTACGGTCCCCTCCGGGGGCCAGCTCCCCCAGCTTGGAGTTCCCCCTGGTGGACCCGCCCCAGCCCGTTCCCGAGGACCCAGGTGCCACACCCGCG GCTCCAGGACCGGCAGTGTTCATGCCCCTGCCGGAGGTGGCCACGGGCCCTGGCTCGGGGGAGACGGGCCTGGGGGCGCTCCTGGACGACTCCCCCCAGAAGAAGCTCCTGGGGCAGaaggccacgcccccaccctcccctctgctctccgAACTGCTGAAGAAGGGCAGCCTGCTGCCCACCAGCCCCCgactg GTGGGAGAAGGAGACATCCCCGTGGGTCACGTGACCGGAGTGCTTGGACCTGACCTTCAGCTCGTGGCCTCTGCCATGTCTGTTTCCCAAGCAACAG GTGCTCCCACGCTGTCTCGCCTGCTGGAGGCTGGCCCCGCCcagttcccctcccccctgggcTCGCTGGCCGCCGCCGACCcgcccaacaccccccccactgctgcCACGCTCCCCACACAGGACACCCCCTCCTCGCTCAATAcag GAGCGGACGCCCGGTTGGCGCCCGTGGGGAGCCCCCCGGCAGGTGAGGGGAAGGCGGGCGAGCTGGGCGAGGAAGACCTGGTCACCGTGTCCTACATGGGCGACGAGCTGGACCTGGAGACCGTGGGAGACATCATCGCCATCATAGAGGAGAAG GTGGATGACAACGCGGAGGCCCTGGACGCTGCTGCCGTGGAGGCGgccctgtctctgtgtgaggaGGCGGTGGACAGCCACACCCTCCCGGGCCCCTGGGAGCCGGGGCCCTTCAAACCGCCCGAGTCCGGCCCCTCCTCCGCCAACTGCGGCCTCGACCTGAAGCACGAAGccagaggctccgcccccctggtatctggccccgcccaccacgaCAGCGCACCCATTCACCTGGACCCCGTCCACGCCCCGGGGGCGCGCCTCGACCCCAACCTGCAGGGCGGGgccagcagggaggaggggcagagggagggaagccccgcctcctccctcaTCAGCATCAAGTGTGAGAGCGAGGAGTGGGCCGGAGGTGACACGCCTTGCCCAG AATCCGTGACAGAGGATGGCTTGGCATCAGGGCAGCACTCCAAG gtgaaggaggaggacgGAGGGAGCGACGGGGAGGACGGGAGCATGTCTGAGATGAAGGGGTGCGGAGAGGGGGACGGCGGGGAGGAgtgtgggggggacggggaggggccTGAGGCCTACCTGtcggaggcggagctggagccGCCAGCCAGTGAGAGCGAGGACGGGTACAGCCTCCACACCGCCTCCTCCCTGCAGATGCACAACACTGCCGACTCCATCCCCAgcagccccgcctcctcacAGTT TTCCATGAGCAGTGAAGACCAGGAGGCAATCCAGGCACAGAAAATCTGGAAGAAGGCCATCATGCTTGTGTGGCgagctgcagccaatcacag GTATGCCAACGTGTTCCTGCAGCCAGTGACAGACGACATTGCACCCGGGTACCACAGCATCGTCCACAG GCCCATGGACCTGTCCACCATTAAGAAGAACATCGAGACGGGTCTGATCCGCTCCACGGCGGAGTTCCAGCGCGACATCATGCTGATGTTCCAGAACGCGGTCATGTACAACAGCTCGGACCACGACGTGTACCACATGGCCCTGGAGATGCAGCGCGACGTCCTGGAGCAGATCCAGCAGTTCCTGGCCACCCAGCTCATCATGCAGACGTCCGAGTCCGGCATCAGCGCCAAGAGCCTGCGTGGACGAGAGTCCGCTCGCAAGCAGGACTCTACCgacaag GACAGTGTCCCAATGGCCTCTCCtgccttccttctctctctcttt GatgggggcagcagggggcgccgctGTGCCATTGAAGCAGACCTGAAGATGAAGAAGTGA
- the brd8a gene encoding bromodomain-containing protein 8 isoform X1: protein MASGVGKHKLLSLGPTEPWSVREKLCLASSVMKSGDQNWVSVSRAIKPFAEPGRPPDWFSQKHCASQYSELLETTETPKRKRGEKGEVVETVEDVIVRRLTAERIDELKRLIKETQEKHRKLKKEAELIQAGHLDSKLDELWGEIVQKKKTEEEEAELKKKATDAAYQARQALKNTPKRVPSVTVRSPPGASSPSLEFPLVDPPQPVPEDPGATPAAPGPAVFMPLPEVATGPGSGETGLGALLDDSPQKKLLGQKATPPPSPLLSELLKKGSLLPTSPRLVGEGDIPVGHVTGVLGPDLQLVASAMSVSQATGAPTLSRLLEAGPAQFPSPLGSLAAADPPNTPPTAATLPTQDTPSSLNTGADARLAPVGSPPAGEGKAGELGEEDLVTVSYMGDELDLETVGDIIAIIEEKVDDNAEALDAAAVEAALSLCEEAVDSHTLPGPWEPGPFKPPESGPSSANCGLDLKHEARGSAPLVSGPAHHDSAPIHLDPVHAPGARLDPNLQGGASREEGQREGSPASSLISIKCESEEWAGGDTPCPESVTEDGLASGQHSKVKEEDGGSDGEDGSMSEMKGCGEGDGGEECGGDGEGPEAYLSEAELEPPASESEDGYSLHTASSLQMHNTADSIPSSPASSQFSMSSEDQEAIQAQKIWKKAIMLVWRAAANHRYANVFLQPVTDDIAPGYHSIVHRPMDLSTIKKNIETGLIRSTAEFQRDIMLMFQNAVMYNSSDHDVYHMALEMQRDVLEQIQQFLATQLIMQTSESGISAKSLRGRESARKQDSTDKDSVPMASPAFLLSLFVSICYLQRTGVHTLWGKTDTATRTTHTHAHTQHP from the exons ATGGCGAGCGGGGTTGGCA AGCACAAGCTGCTGTCTCTCGGCCCAACAGAACCCTGGTCGGTGCGAGAGAAGCTTTGCTTGGCCTCCTCCGTCATGAAAAGCGGAGACCAAAACTG GGTGTCGGTCAGTAGGGCCATTAAGCCCTTTGCCGAACCGGGTCGGCCCCCGGACTGGTTCTCACAGAAG CACTGTGCCTCCCAATACAGTGAGCTCCTGGAGACCACAGAGACGCCTAA GCGGAAGCGGGGGGAGAAGGGCGAGGTGGTGGAGACGGTGGAGGACGTGATCGTGCGCAGGCTCACGGCAGAGAGGATCGATGAGCTGAAGAGGCTGATCAAAGAGACCCAGGAGAAACACAG GAAGTTGaagaaggaggcggagctgatCCAGGCCGGCCATCTGGACTCAAAGCTTGACGAGCTGTGGGGGGAGATCGTACA aaagaagaaaacggaagaggaggaggcggagcttaaGAAGAAAGCCACCGATGCGGCCTATCAAG CACGGCAGGCATTGAAGAACACCCCCAAACGGGTCCCCAGCGTGACGGTACGGTCCCCTCCGGGGGCCAGCTCCCCCAGCTTGGAGTTCCCCCTGGTGGACCCGCCCCAGCCCGTTCCCGAGGACCCAGGTGCCACACCCGCG GCTCCAGGACCGGCAGTGTTCATGCCCCTGCCGGAGGTGGCCACGGGCCCTGGCTCGGGGGAGACGGGCCTGGGGGCGCTCCTGGACGACTCCCCCCAGAAGAAGCTCCTGGGGCAGaaggccacgcccccaccctcccctctgctctccgAACTGCTGAAGAAGGGCAGCCTGCTGCCCACCAGCCCCCgactg GTGGGAGAAGGAGACATCCCCGTGGGTCACGTGACCGGAGTGCTTGGACCTGACCTTCAGCTCGTGGCCTCTGCCATGTCTGTTTCCCAAGCAACAG GTGCTCCCACGCTGTCTCGCCTGCTGGAGGCTGGCCCCGCCcagttcccctcccccctgggcTCGCTGGCCGCCGCCGACCcgcccaacaccccccccactgctgcCACGCTCCCCACACAGGACACCCCCTCCTCGCTCAATAcag GAGCGGACGCCCGGTTGGCGCCCGTGGGGAGCCCCCCGGCAGGTGAGGGGAAGGCGGGCGAGCTGGGCGAGGAAGACCTGGTCACCGTGTCCTACATGGGCGACGAGCTGGACCTGGAGACCGTGGGAGACATCATCGCCATCATAGAGGAGAAG GTGGATGACAACGCGGAGGCCCTGGACGCTGCTGCCGTGGAGGCGgccctgtctctgtgtgaggaGGCGGTGGACAGCCACACCCTCCCGGGCCCCTGGGAGCCGGGGCCCTTCAAACCGCCCGAGTCCGGCCCCTCCTCCGCCAACTGCGGCCTCGACCTGAAGCACGAAGccagaggctccgcccccctggtatctggccccgcccaccacgaCAGCGCACCCATTCACCTGGACCCCGTCCACGCCCCGGGGGCGCGCCTCGACCCCAACCTGCAGGGCGGGgccagcagggaggaggggcagagggagggaagccccgcctcctccctcaTCAGCATCAAGTGTGAGAGCGAGGAGTGGGCCGGAGGTGACACGCCTTGCCCAG AATCCGTGACAGAGGATGGCTTGGCATCAGGGCAGCACTCCAAG gtgaaggaggaggacgGAGGGAGCGACGGGGAGGACGGGAGCATGTCTGAGATGAAGGGGTGCGGAGAGGGGGACGGCGGGGAGGAgtgtgggggggacggggaggggccTGAGGCCTACCTGtcggaggcggagctggagccGCCAGCCAGTGAGAGCGAGGACGGGTACAGCCTCCACACCGCCTCCTCCCTGCAGATGCACAACACTGCCGACTCCATCCCCAgcagccccgcctcctcacAGTT TTCCATGAGCAGTGAAGACCAGGAGGCAATCCAGGCACAGAAAATCTGGAAGAAGGCCATCATGCTTGTGTGGCgagctgcagccaatcacag GTATGCCAACGTGTTCCTGCAGCCAGTGACAGACGACATTGCACCCGGGTACCACAGCATCGTCCACAG GCCCATGGACCTGTCCACCATTAAGAAGAACATCGAGACGGGTCTGATCCGCTCCACGGCGGAGTTCCAGCGCGACATCATGCTGATGTTCCAGAACGCGGTCATGTACAACAGCTCGGACCACGACGTGTACCACATGGCCCTGGAGATGCAGCGCGACGTCCTGGAGCAGATCCAGCAGTTCCTGGCCACCCAGCTCATCATGCAGACGTCCGAGTCCGGCATCAGCGCCAAGAGCCTGCGTGGACGAGAGTCCGCTCGCAAGCAGGACTCTACCgacaag GACAGTGTCCCAATGGCCTCTCCtgccttccttctctctctctttgtaagTATCTGTTATCTGCAGCGTACAGGAGTACACACACTCTGGGGGAAAACAGATACCGCCACaaggactacacacacacacgcacacacacaacatcccTAA